One part of the Arabidopsis thaliana chromosome 1 sequence genome encodes these proteins:
- a CDS encoding Zinc finger C-x8-C-x5-C-x3-H type family protein, producing the protein MDSSHYNPTYDPWNSPYSPHLHPPSAPLPPPPPLPPPPPPRQSHPESPNLYGRSTQSNGQRQDYLHQYSHHRQDLPPNTVVNQPTSNYYQHPPPLQQQHQPLSLQQQQQHPQYIPQQVSYEPQRISQPLTSSIQCTESQSDWVGFNEKRLDSWTVDSGPGRSRVDDGPSRNYQYDYSRNSSGVNRGLDGSSRSRDEFRSLGYARKESGVTRTEGNYQARGQLKSESDRYVRGLGDGNRVLSSSVGYGSDRYGLTVSRDVTRSSASREGARETRNEGRTLYPEKKDDYYHSEIEQYFDRGRREASNELNRTPRKQVQKKSALLRLETPRSYKNSRENEWSRQHNHHNGNGKRFNSNSYRGKEHLGHSDRGLVEKQRGRSPVDLDISFKSNVLVAKPVASPTSAGIRSGASVTPRSIKARRALLSDKNEKVSVTERNGKLGTHLSDEISVSEGFRRSTRQTTASKNEKEPDSHSTPSSSDSGGKLNKVRFVNGVVQDSKVKLTDSGPEASTHDTEKISSFCETLIEAKDDINVKHGINTEACSTEEGVIDGNQSTLKSHEDVLDRTSTDCNAGEALLPKVMEMDEILKTKTTINTSPGKLPVSWPTVADLSGCSEDMDCDEDMDCDEDMDCIPSRNIPMMEVNTGFEERKSINSSDGSLGYGGKDFQKPYLDASIYFNREDPGDKVLAKSDIGGIEDDNKRIDKNVDSLSPENDSSRGRPMGLDSPASLDIANVSLDLANSNNSASGDLANANSFTVGTYMNPMVTSPDKSVVFQMESKNLPHCKNTVNAPVENVSGKGYMETTPLNVAAETADNMDSEEGKQTCVNDTSSSLTKVGVKGSSNVLSVERTGGCSHSDESDLAMAVPSEGCMENVSTERLVPDEELILKSYHPAEIPCVDSGSDSRGLKTCLLEPNVSLSKDLTDCARESLVEQDVSQRSAIFCDKLPSLSAFVTETTLAIGINGMSGNETVTDTESGLHEIQPCTTVCKLSPEDRFGYGSSGAIGSVRSLSIDKNLEKDSSKVSSCLVSDNSVSPCHISPLVAVNEEIQNKISVKANYSNSQDGIKHKEDNCTESVEVETHEEKAKLPGGTSKYRTPVTNITAGSGGDSLFLCDSLSSSRRRIRSEVHVSAVVDETSKGEEKSKPSGGIVAVRRDSVFPCDSLSSSPRLSRPLRSEIHVASMVDETSKSIEKIESSGGTSEHRTPETDIVAGSRDSVFPCNSLSNSQRLSFRQLRSEIHVANMVDETNRVKESQNGDSLLDTLQEQIMTSHELTQPGSSAHCDLVMKPMGDPIAKLTDITSDVGSQEKDLRNIAKTDTFDGEAVSSDGQVSGTEIPGGSGVRVSRSYSHADVKFALTHVKEHVVSVPHRDPQSKTSMNSKYEIEKRKKKPNYSTQKSYPSSLPYVSDTKKDANPPIHITKRHTWHRKSDASPSSFVAAKPLSSTLSTQQKFPKVTAQSNNSYVRKGNSLLRKPSHGSPGAALGIPPSAIQLNHFTVEDKSTGSSNMVDVDNASSLVKTGEIATLERQSKPPSDSSTSKLSNAIATSSGKCALSYSTDHLTTGLPESIMDSATSGEANFPHSGGDTLKTSDTLIQTGYASDCQQKRNPSDLDSSNLKRMVYVKRKANQLVAASDIHDVSQNQIPSSDGYFKRSKNQLVRNSESRCNQSISLPDDALDTRSAANMVSERPSSSAFSDSAVMRPFKQSKFSLVWTQNDPQPRMPIAHMRNQNIVPQLVPWKRVTYWRRLMNSVSAFRNGSSLNISRKLSMMRKRHTIYTRSTNGYSLRKSKVLSVGGSHLKWSKSIERDSRKANEEATLAVAAYSKKESEKQSGQNNTSTASRNHLARERVFRFGSLRYKMDSSRRTLQRISDVDSPCSGPSENGKGVKRPFIPKRLVIGNEEYVRFGNGNQLVRDPKKRTRVLANEKVRWSLHNARLRLAKKKKYCQFFTRFGKCNKDDGKCPYVHDPSKIAVCTKFLNGLCANANCKLTHKVIPERMPDCSYYLQGLCNNEACPYRHVHVNPIAPICDGFLKGYCSEGDEVRIPLKIGI; encoded by the exons ATGGATTCTTCTCATTACAATCCTACCTACGATCCATGGAATTCTCCTTActctcctcatcttcatcctccCTCTGCTCCTCTTCCGCCGCCACCGCCGTTaccgcctcctcctcctcctcgtcAATCTCATCCCGAAAGCCCTAATTTATATGGTCGATCAACTCAGAGCAATGGTCAACGTCAAGATTACCTCCATCAATACTCTCATCATCGCCAAGATCTTCCGCCCAATACGGTGGTTAATCAGCCGACTTCAAACTACTACCAGCATCCGCCACCGCTCCAGCAACAGCATCAGCCACTATCGcttcagcagcagcagcagcatcCTCAATACATTCCTCAGCAGGTTAGTTATGAGCCTCAAAGAATATCACAGCCGTTGACATCGAGTATTCAATGTACGGAATCTCAGTCTGATTGGGTTGGGTTCAATGAAAAGCGGCTTGATTCATGGACAGTGGATTCAGGTCCGGGTCGAAGCCGAGTGGATGATGGTCCAAGCCGTAACTATCAGTATGACTACAGCCGTAACTCGTCGGGTGTTAATCGTGGTTTAGATGGTAGTTCTAGGTCTAGAGATGAGTTTCGTAGTCTTGGATATGCTAGAAAAGAATCTGGAGTCACTAGAACAGAGGGGAATTATCAAGCCCGTGGTCAGTTAAAATCAGAATCCGATAGATATGTTAGGGGTTTAGGTGATGGAAATAGGGTTTTATCCTCTAGTGTTGGTTATGGCAGTGACAGATATGGTCTTACAGTAAGTCGAGATGTGACTAGGTCATCAGCAAGCCGTGAAGGGGCTAGAGAAACACGTAATGAAGGGAGGACTCTCTATCCCGAGAAAAAGGATGATTACTATCATTCTGAGATTGAACAATATTTTGATCGTGGAAGGAGAGAGGCGAGCAATGAGTTGAATCGAACACCTAGGAAACAAGTTCAGAAGAAGAGTGCTCTGCTAAGGCTTGAAACTCCAAGATCCTATAAAAACAGTAGAGAGAATGAATGGTCTCGGCAACATAATCATCATAATGGTAATGGGAAAAGGTTTAACTCTAACTCATATAGGGGTAAGGAACACTTGGGTCATTCTGATCGTGGACTGGTGGAGAAGCAAAGGGGGAGAAGTCCAGTGGATCTtgatatatcatttaaatCGAATGTTCTGGTAGCTAAGCCCGTAGCATCACCTACAAGTGCAGGCATCCGTTCGGGTGCGTCTGTGACACCTAGGTCTATTAAAGCTAGAAGAGCTTTGCTTTCTGataaaaatgagaaagttTCAGTAACTGAAAGAAATGGAAAGCTGGGAACCCATTTGTCAGATGAGATTTCGGTTTCTGAGGGCTTCAGACGGTCTACAAGGCAAACTACTGCatctaaaaatgaaaaagaaccTGACAGTCACTCAACCCCGTCTTCCAGTGATTCTGGTGGTAAGCTAAACAAGGTACGATTTGTTAATGGTGTCGTTCAGGACAGCAAAGTCAAACTTACCGATTCAGGTCCTGAAGCTTCAACTCATGATACAGAAAAGATCTCTAGTTTTTGTGAGACTTTGATAGAGGCCAAGGATGACATTAATGTCAAACATGGTATCAATACGGAGGCTTGCTCCACTGAGGAAGGTGTTATTGATGGAAATCAAAGTACACTGAAGTCTCATGAAGATGTGTTGGACAGAACGAGCACTGATTGTAATGCAGGCGAAGCGCTTTTGCCGAAGGTCATGGAGATGGATGAAATCCTGAAGACAAAGACAACAATCAATACGTCTCCTGGTAAGTTACCTGTATCATGGCCAACCGTCGCTGATCTTTCTGGGTGTTCTGAGGACATGGATTGTGATGAGGATATGGATTGTGATGAGGACATGGATTGTATACCATCAAGGAATATACCAATGATGGAAGTAAATACTGggtttgaagaaagaaaatccatTAATTCATCTGATGGATCTTTGGGTTATGGAGGAAAGGATTTTCAGAAGCCATATCTAGATGCTTCCATCTATTTTAATAGAGAAGACCCTGGTGATAAGGTGTTGGCGAAGTCAGATATCGGTGGTATTGAAGATGACAACAAGAGGATTGATAAGAATGTAGATTCCTTGTCTCCTGAAAATGACTCCTCTAGGGGTCGCCCCATGGGTCTGGATTCCCCTGCCTCTCTGGACATTGCTAATGTTTCATTGGATCTTGCTAATTCAAATAATAGTGCGTCAGGGGATCTTGCTAATGCTAACAGTTTTACCGTTGGGACATATATGAATCCTATGGTCACGTCACCTGATAAGAGTGTAGTTTTCCAGATGGAAAGTAAAAATCTTCCTCACTGCAAAAACACAGTCAATGCACCGGTTGAGAATGTTAGCGGAAAAGGATACATGGAAACTACGCCTCTTAATGTTGCTGCAGAAACGGCTGACAATATGGACAGTGAAGAAGGTAAACAGACTTGTGTAAACGACACTTCTTCATCTCTGACAAAGGTTGGAGTAAAGGGATCATCAAATGTGCTGTCTGTGGAGAGGACTGGTGGCTGTTCGCATAGTGATGAATCTGATTTAGCTATGGCAGTGCCATCTGAGGGGTGTATGGAAAATGTAAGCACCGAGAGACTTGTCCCTGATGAGGAGCTGATTTTGAAATCTTATCATCCTGCAGAAATTCCTTGTGTAGATAGTGGTTCTGATAGTAGAGGTTTGAAAACTTGTTTATTGGAGCCAAATGTTTCTCTTAGCAAAGATCTTACTGATTGTGCGAGAGAGAGTCTTGTTGAGCAAGATGTTAGCCAAAGATCTGCCATATTTTGTGATAAATTACCTAGCTTGTCTGCGTTCGTAACTGAAACAACTCTTGCAATTGGAATTAATGGCATGTCTGGTAATGAAACAGTTACTGATACTGAATCTGGTCTCCACGAAATTCAACCATGTACAACAGTATGTAAGTTGTCTCCTGAAGATCGTTTTGGATATGGATCATCTGGTGCCATTGGTTCTGTCCGGAGTCTCTCTATAGataaaaatcttgaaaaggATTCTTCAAAGGTCAGTTCTTGCTTAGTATCTGATAATTCTGTTAGTCCTTGTCATATTTCGCCATTGGTGGCAGTGAATGAGgagatacaaaacaaaatatctgtTAAAGCTAACTACAGTAATTCTCAAGATGGCATCAAGCATAAGGAAGATAATTGTACTGAAAGCGTTGAGGTAGAAACTCATGAAGAGAAAGCAAAGCTTCCTGGAGGAACTTCTAAGTACAGAACTCCGGTAACTAATATTACTGCTGGTAGTGGGGGGGactctctgtttttatgtGATTCTTTATCCAGCTCACGAAGGCGGATACGGAGTGAAGTTCATGTTTCGGCTGTGGTTGATGAAACTAGCAAAGGTGAAGAGAAATCCAAGCCTTCTGGTGGTATTGTTGCTGTTAGGAGGGATTCAGTGTTTCCATGTGATTCTCTATCCAGCTCGCCTAGGCTGTCCAGACCGTTACGGAGTGAAATTCATGTTGCTTCTATGGTTGATGAAACTAGCAAATCTATAGAGAAAATAGAGTCTTCTGGTGGAACTTCTGAGCACAGAACTCCGGAAACTGATATTGTTGCTGGTAGTAGGGATTCAGTGTTTCCATGTAATTCTTTATCAAACTCACAAAGGCTGAGCTTCAGGCAGTTACGGAGTGAAATTCATGTTGCTAATATGGTTGATGAAACCAACAGAGTTAAAGAGAGTCAAAATGGAGATAGTCTTTTAGATACTTTACAAGAGCAAATTATGACCTCCCATGAGTTAACCCAGCCAGGTTCTTCGGCGCATTGTGATTTAGTTATGAAGCCAATGGGTGATCCAATAGCGAAACTGACTGATATAACTTCTGATGTGGGCTCTCAAGAAAAAGACTTACGGAACATTGCTAAGACTGATACATTTGATGGCGAAGCAGTGTCATCTGATGGACAAGTTTCTGGAACTGAAATTCCTGGTGGTTCAGGTGTTCGTGTGTCCAGATCATACTCACATGCAGATGTTAAATTTGCTTTGACCCATGTTAAAGAGCATGTAGTCTCTGTACCACACCGGGATCCCCAAAGTAAGACATCTATGAATTCTAAGTATGAAAtagaaaagaggaaaaagaaaccCAATTACTCTACTCAGAAAAGTTATCCCAGTTCCCTGCCTTATGTGTCTGACACTAAGAAAGATGCTAACCCTCCAATTCATATCACAAAGCGTCACACTTGGCATCGAAAGTCCGATGCTTCTCCCTCTTCTTTTGTAGCTGCCAAGCCTTTGTCGTCTACGTTGTCTACACAACAGAAGTTTCCCAAAGTGACTGCCCAATCTAATAATAGTTACGTACGTAAAGGGAATAGTCTTCTTCGAAAACCCTCACATGGTTCTCCTGGTGCTGCCCTTGGAATACCTCCATCTGCTATCCAGTTGAACCATTTCACTGTGGAAGACAAAAGCACGGGATCTTCCAATATGGTTGATGTAGATAATGCTTCTTCACTTGTTAAAACAGGGGAAATAGCTACTCTTGAGAGGCAGTCAAAGCCTCCCTCAGACAGCAGCACTTCCAAACTATCAAATGCCATCGCTACTTCATCAGGAAAATGTGCTTTATCTTACAGCACGGATCATCTCACCACTGGTTTACCTGAGTCTATCATGGATTCTGCTACATCTGGAGAAGCTAATTTTCCACATTCTGGTGGGGACACATTGAAGACATCTGATACACTGATTCAGACGGGTTATGCTTCAGATTGCCAGCAGAAGAGAAATCCGTCTGACTTGGATTCTTCAAATTTGAAGAGAATGGTATATGTCAAGAGAAAGGCAAATCAGTTGGTTGCAGCTTCAGATATTCATGATGTAAGTCAGAACCAGATTCCTTCCTCTGATGGGTACTTTAAGCGAAGTAAAAATCAGCTAGTAAGGAATTCAGAGAGCCGTTGCAATCAGTCAATTTCCTTGCCTGATGATGCATTAGATACACGATCAGCTGCAAACATGGTTTCGGAAAGACCATCTAGCTCAGCATTCTCTGACTCTG CTGTCATGCGACCATTTAAGCAATCAAAGTTTTCTCTGGTTTGGACGCAAAATGATCCGCAGCCAAGAATGCCCATAGCTCACATGCGAAATCAGAATATTGTGCCGCAACTTGTTCCCTGGAAAAGAGTGACGTACTGGAGAAGATTAATGAACTCAGTGTCTGCTTTCCGAAATGGTTCTTCTCTCAACATTAG CCGAAAGTTGTCAATGATGAGGAAGAGACACACAATTTACACAAGATCAACTAATGGGTATTCCCTCAGAAAATCTAAGGTATTAAGTGTTGGTGGGTCGCATTTAAAATGGTCCAAGTCCATTGAGAGAGACTCGAGAAAAGCTAATGAG GAGGCCACATTGGCTGTGGCTGCATactcaaagaaagaaagtgaaaagcaATCTGGACAAAATAATACTAGTACGGCGAGCAGAAACCATCTGGCAC GGGAGCGCGTTTTCAGGTTTGGTTCCCTTCGTTATAAAATGGACTCTTCAAGACGAACTCTTCAGAGAATATCTG atGTTGATTCACCGTGCTCTGGACCTTCTGAAAATGGAAAGGGTGTGAAAAGACCGTTTATCCCAAAGAGATTGGTGATCGGCAATGAAGA ATATGTTCGGTTCGGGAATGGTAACCAGCTTGTCAGAGATCCAAAGAAACGAACTCGTGTGTTGGCAAATGAGAAAGTCAGATGGAGCCTGCACAATGCCCGGTTGCGGTTggctaaaaagaagaagtactGCCAGTTTTTCACAAGATTTGGGAAATGCAACAAAGATGACGGAAAATGTCCCTATGTTCATGATCCCTCGAAAATTGCTGTTTGCACCAAATTTTTGAATGGATTGTGTGCAAATGCAAATTGCAAATTGACTCACAAG GTCATTCCAGAAAGGATGCCTGATTGTTCTTATTATCTGCAAG GCCTATGCAACAATGAGGCATGTCCATATAGGCATGTGCATGTCAATCCGATCGCCCCTATATGTGATGGGTTTTTAAAGGGATACTGTTCCGAAGGAGACGAGGTAAGGATTCCACTTAAAATTGGCATCTAA